One genomic segment of Borrelia coriaceae includes these proteins:
- a CDS encoding LptA/OstA family protein, translating into MKNLIICLVFVFFFNSYAQDKKSFDKSAQLKSEDDTQKKKEFTFKADFSHGIFSSVYRRIILKGNPEVISSDFKLRADEIEIYGEGSSYIEARGNVYYEDHVNKMNVKSQFLFVNRKSDNFYLQKGVELEDLENELVVKAERIEGSRKTSVYIMQYSVKIYKGDIFARAENGIYNKEDKEIVLEGIPVIYQDDNYYSASRIIFNTETKKYNLEGDVEGKFTQVEEDIPQQEE; encoded by the coding sequence ATGAAAAATTTGATTATCTGTTTAGTTTTTGTTTTTTTTTTCAATAGTTATGCACAAGATAAAAAGAGTTTTGATAAATCTGCGCAGTTGAAAAGCGAAGATGATACACAGAAAAAGAAGGAATTTACTTTTAAAGCGGATTTTTCACATGGTATTTTTTCTTCTGTTTATAGGAGAATTATTTTGAAGGGAAATCCTGAGGTAATTTCTTCTGATTTTAAGCTTAGAGCTGATGAAATTGAAATTTATGGAGAAGGAAGTTCTTACATTGAGGCTCGTGGCAATGTTTATTATGAAGATCATGTGAATAAAATGAATGTTAAGTCACAATTTTTATTTGTTAATAGAAAATCAGATAATTTTTATCTTCAAAAAGGTGTTGAGCTTGAAGATTTGGAAAATGAACTTGTTGTTAAGGCTGAAAGAATTGAAGGTAGTCGTAAGACAAGTGTTTATATTATGCAGTATTCTGTTAAGATATATAAAGGTGATATTTTTGCACGAGCTGAAAATGGAATTTATAATAAAGAAGATAAGGAGATTGTTCTTGAGGGGATTCCTGTAATTTATCAAGATGATAATTATTATTCTGCTTCAAGGATAATTTTTAATACAGAAACAAAAAAATATAATCTTGAGGGTGATGTTGAAGGTAAATTTACTCAAGTGGAGGAAGATATTCCTCAACAGGAAGAATAA
- the lptB gene encoding LPS export ABC transporter ATP-binding protein has product MFLNRKNNIRSIKERLSPDTVTDIVLKADNIVKKYGKKLAVNGVTIDVHRGEVVGLLGPNGAGKTTTFYTIVGFIKANSGRVLINSHDISGLNMYERARLGIVYLPQEPSIFRELTVEDNILIALERREDLSKSERKMELVNLLKDFEIKRIQHQKAYTLSGGERRRTEIARALAVSPYFLLLDEPFAGIDPIAIGDIKDIIKILKSKNIGVLITDHNVRDAFDIIDRAYIIYQGQVLDEGNVDYIINSEKAKKLYLGEEFRL; this is encoded by the coding sequence ATATTCCTCAACAGGAAGAATAATATAAGGTCAATTAAAGAGAGGCTTAGTCCTGATACTGTTACTGATATTGTCCTGAAAGCAGATAATATTGTTAAGAAATATGGAAAAAAATTAGCCGTTAATGGTGTGACCATTGATGTTCATCGAGGTGAAGTTGTAGGACTGCTTGGTCCTAATGGTGCTGGGAAAACCACGACATTTTATACCATAGTAGGTTTTATTAAAGCTAATAGTGGGCGAGTCTTGATAAATAGTCATGATATTTCTGGTCTTAACATGTATGAGCGAGCGCGGCTAGGGATTGTGTATCTGCCACAAGAACCATCTATTTTTAGAGAACTTACAGTTGAAGATAATATTTTGATTGCTCTAGAGAGGCGGGAAGATTTGTCTAAAAGTGAGCGTAAGATGGAACTTGTCAATTTACTTAAAGACTTTGAAATCAAGAGAATACAACATCAAAAGGCTTATACTCTTTCTGGTGGAGAGAGAAGGCGAACTGAAATAGCCAGGGCTTTGGCTGTAAGTCCATATTTTTTATTACTTGATGAGCCTTTTGCAGGTATTGATCCCATTGCTATTGGGGATATAAAAGATATAATAAAAATTTTGAAGAGTAAAAATATTGGAGTTTTAATTACTGATCATAATGTAAGGGATGCTTTTGATATAATAGATAGAGCGTATATTATCTATCAAGGGCAAGTTCTTGATGAGGGAAATGTTGATTATATTATAAATAGCGAGAAAGCCAAAAAGCTTTATCTTGGTGAAGAGTTCAGATTATGA
- the pgeF gene encoding peptidoglycan editing factor PgeF — protein MRIVERELYYEFELDPSVKLIYTKKPFDLDVRDISSDNFSFIPKTKKIKYLKQLHTNIVYEVSDDFVNFQEGDGLVSSLSNVALLAYYADCLPIYMFDKSKKYIGLAHSGYKGSFKLIILKMLFMFEDMGSNFEDLKVVFGPYNRACCYEVASEFLSEVNLKFSKKLLDMSFYKKNDKIYFDNANFNLGLISNFNLDVEDSGLCTYCNSNLYSHRRYRYKRSYALIWRT, from the coding sequence ATGAGAATAGTGGAGAGAGAACTTTATTATGAGTTTGAATTAGATCCTAGTGTTAAATTGATCTATACTAAAAAACCTTTTGATTTAGATGTAAGAGATATTAGTAGTGATAATTTTAGTTTTATTCCTAAAACTAAAAAAATAAAGTATTTAAAGCAATTACATACAAATATTGTTTATGAAGTTTCTGATGATTTTGTTAATTTTCAAGAAGGAGATGGGCTTGTGTCTTCTCTTAGCAATGTTGCTCTTCTTGCTTACTATGCAGATTGTCTTCCGATATATATGTTTGACAAATCAAAGAAGTATATTGGTCTTGCTCATAGTGGATATAAGGGTAGTTTTAAGCTCATCATTTTGAAAATGTTATTTATGTTTGAGGATATGGGTTCAAATTTTGAAGACTTGAAAGTTGTATTTGGGCCTTATAACAGGGCATGTTGTTATGAGGTTGCATCAGAGTTTTTGTCAGAAGTGAATTTAAAGTTTAGTAAGAAGTTATTAGATATGTCTTTTTATAAAAAGAATGATAAAATATATTTTGACAATGCTAATTTTAATTTGGGGTTGATTTCTAATTTTAATTTAGACGTTGAGGATTCAGGTTTGTGTACTTATTGTAATAGCAATCTTTATTCTCATAGAAGGTATAGATATAAAAGAAGTTATGCTTTAATTTGGAGAACTTAA
- a CDS encoding Nif3-like dinuclear metal center hexameric protein encodes MTVKELSFNLDEIFKVKDYENIDKSINGLQVGNLDCEVKRVAFAVDASMATLREAKDYDFLITHHGIFWSKSERIVSGIYEKIKWLIENDLSLYCVHLPMDAHPIYSHSKVLSDFFGFHSPIPFANYEGSNLGVISVAGLNFSEILKRIETHNKHLLYYKKFKEYVEKVAIVSGAGYSFFEEALENSVDLFITGDTSHQIYPLAEEYGVNLIFAGHYFTETFGLKKLMEYFKSQKKLEVDFILKDTNL; translated from the coding sequence TTGACTGTTAAAGAATTATCATTTAATTTGGATGAAATATTTAAGGTAAAAGACTATGAGAACATTGATAAGAGTATTAATGGACTTCAAGTAGGTAATTTGGACTGTGAGGTTAAGAGAGTTGCTTTTGCTGTTGATGCAAGTATGGCGACTTTAAGAGAAGCAAAAGATTATGATTTTTTAATAACTCATCATGGTATTTTTTGGTCAAAATCAGAAAGAATTGTTTCTGGAATATATGAAAAAATTAAATGGCTTATTGAGAATGATTTGTCGCTTTACTGTGTTCATTTGCCGATGGATGCTCATCCTATTTATTCACATAGTAAAGTGTTGTCTGATTTTTTTGGCTTCCATAGTCCTATTCCCTTTGCAAATTATGAGGGGAGCAATTTAGGTGTTATTTCTGTTGCTGGTTTAAATTTTTCTGAAATTTTAAAAAGAATTGAAACTCATAATAAACATCTTCTTTATTACAAAAAATTTAAGGAATATGTTGAGAAGGTGGCTATTGTTAGTGGCGCTGGATATTCTTTTTTTGAAGAAGCATTAGAAAATAGTGTTGATTTATTCATTACAGGAGATACTTCTCATCAGATATATCCTTTAGCTGAAGAATATGGTGTGAATTTGATATTCGCTGGTCATTATTTTACCGAGACATTTGGTTTAAAAAAATTAATGGAATATTTTAAGAGTCAAAAAAAATTAGAGGTTGATTTTATTTTAAAAGATACTAATTTATAA
- the lspA gene encoding signal peptidase II: MNVNKNRLITNFIFISILVFFDQWSKYLVVKYIKIGTEFVSFFGDFFKIIHVRNTGVLFSIGSNIDSSLKNLFFLIIPIIILIFVFYFALKETNTMPKIALVLILSGGIGNIIDRLFRPLGVVDFLDVKFFGIFGLQRWPTFNFADTYVVIGITLFIIYDLFAKNQITKL; this comes from the coding sequence ATGAATGTAAACAAAAACAGATTAATTACCAATTTTATATTTATCTCCATTTTGGTTTTTTTTGATCAATGGTCTAAGTATTTAGTTGTTAAGTATATTAAGATTGGGACTGAATTTGTATCTTTTTTTGGAGATTTTTTTAAAATAATACATGTTAGAAATACTGGTGTTTTATTTTCAATAGGTTCTAATATTGATTCTAGCTTGAAAAACTTGTTTTTCCTTATAATTCCTATTATTATTTTGATTTTTGTTTTTTATTTTGCTTTAAAAGAAACTAATACCATGCCTAAGATTGCTCTTGTATTGATTTTATCTGGTGGCATTGGAAATATTATTGATAGACTCTTTAGACCTTTAGGAGTTGTAGATTTCTTGGATGTAAAATTCTTTGGCATTTTTGGGCTTCAAAGATGGCCAACCTTTAATTTTGCAGACACTTATGTTGTTATAGGGATAACTCTATTTATAATTTACGATTTATTTGCCAAAAATCAAATTACCAAATTATGA
- a CDS encoding TIGR00282 family metallophosphoesterase, producing the protein MSLRILIAGEVVGKPGIVVVKNFVSSFRQRKRIDFVVSGNNFTTGFRGLCKRHAFLLKKYGIDVLTLGENAFVRAELSDELDKYSFILKPLNYPTRLRGHSYFVYNVNGCKVAVIRLVGQTGITKYNFNNPFFAFDYVYEKIKLYTNNIIVLFDSSTTAEVNAMFFYLKSRASACLGIGKRILTADLRIFDDTAVITDLGRVGSLDSVIGYSPKFEIDKFLRGFLNNRFTESWDGLGFNGVIVEIDDGKAVAVEVVREYIDFDGGVENNSTI; encoded by the coding sequence GTGAGTTTGCGGATTTTGATTGCTGGAGAAGTTGTAGGTAAGCCTGGCATTGTTGTTGTAAAGAATTTTGTGTCTTCTTTTAGACAACGAAAGAGAATTGATTTTGTGGTATCTGGTAATAATTTTACTACAGGTTTTCGAGGTCTTTGTAAGAGACATGCATTTTTGCTCAAAAAATATGGTATTGATGTTTTAACTTTAGGAGAGAATGCGTTTGTAAGAGCTGAATTGAGTGATGAACTTGATAAATATAGTTTTATTTTAAAACCTTTAAATTATCCTACCAGATTAAGAGGTCACTCTTATTTTGTTTACAATGTTAATGGCTGTAAGGTTGCTGTAATTAGACTTGTTGGTCAAACAGGAATTACTAAATATAATTTTAATAATCCTTTTTTTGCTTTCGATTATGTTTACGAAAAAATTAAGTTATATACTAATAATATAATTGTTCTTTTTGATTCAAGTACCACTGCTGAGGTTAATGCTATGTTTTTTTATCTAAAATCTAGAGCCAGTGCTTGTTTGGGTATTGGTAAGAGAATATTAACAGCAGATCTTAGGATTTTTGATGATACTGCAGTTATTACTGATCTTGGTAGAGTTGGCAGTTTGGATAGTGTTATTGGGTATTCTCCTAAATTTGAAATAGATAAGTTTTTAAGAGGTTTTTTGAATAATAGGTTTACTGAATCTTGGGATGGACTTGGCTTTAATGGTGTTATAGTTGAAATTGATGATGGCAAGGCTGTAGCGGTTGAGGTTGTAAGAGAATATATTGATTTTGATGGTGGTGTTGAGAATAATAGTACAATTTAA
- the murA gene encoding UDP-N-acetylglucosamine 1-carboxyvinyltransferase — protein sequence MYSYLVEGGFKIGGKITASGNKNAALPCITAALLTDEEVILENIPDIKDVEVILSILKDLGVDILIQGNTLKIKALNVVKTDMDSSLTDLIRASILFVGPMLARCGKIDIAPPGGDVIGKRRLDTHFYGLGKLGAKLIESERIVLEVDKLIGAEMFLDEASVTATENIIMASVLAFGETVVMNAACEPHVQDLCKMLNSMGADISGIGSNMLRIRGVKRLSGTRFRIGADFMQIGSLISLAALTGGELEISQADPQNFVLIRHVYSRLGINFEYDNENIYVKEKQTLKVKLDFGGHIPKIDDGPWPAFPTDLMSIMIVTATQVNGTVLIFEKMFESRMFFVDKLIKMGAQIVLCDPHRVVVTGKAVLKGSNVSSPDVRAGMSLLIAALCAEGESCIQNVYQIERGYEDVVAKLSFLGAKIKRVEDK from the coding sequence ATGTATAGCTATCTTGTAGAGGGTGGTTTTAAAATAGGTGGGAAAATAACAGCTAGTGGAAATAAGAATGCAGCTTTGCCTTGCATTACAGCAGCATTACTTACAGATGAAGAAGTTATTTTAGAAAATATTCCAGATATTAAAGATGTAGAAGTTATTTTGAGCATTTTAAAGGATCTAGGGGTTGACATTTTAATTCAAGGTAATACTCTTAAAATTAAAGCTTTAAATGTTGTAAAAACTGATATGGATTCGTCTTTGACGGATTTAATTAGAGCTTCAATTTTATTTGTGGGGCCTATGCTTGCTAGGTGTGGTAAAATCGATATTGCCCCACCTGGTGGAGATGTTATTGGTAAAAGGCGTCTTGATACTCATTTTTATGGACTTGGTAAGCTTGGTGCTAAATTAATAGAGAGTGAACGAATTGTTTTAGAAGTAGATAAGTTAATTGGTGCTGAGATGTTTTTAGATGAGGCCTCAGTTACCGCTACTGAAAACATTATTATGGCGTCTGTTCTTGCTTTTGGTGAAACTGTGGTAATGAATGCTGCATGTGAACCGCATGTTCAAGATTTGTGTAAGATGTTAAATTCTATGGGTGCTGATATTTCTGGTATTGGTTCTAATATGCTTAGAATAAGAGGTGTGAAAAGATTGAGTGGAACTAGATTTCGTATCGGCGCTGATTTTATGCAAATAGGTTCTTTGATTAGTCTTGCTGCATTAACAGGTGGTGAGCTTGAGATTAGCCAGGCTGATCCCCAAAATTTTGTTTTAATAAGGCATGTATATTCAAGGCTTGGCATTAATTTTGAGTATGATAACGAGAATATATATGTTAAGGAAAAACAGACTTTAAAGGTAAAATTAGATTTTGGAGGACATATTCCCAAGATTGATGATGGACCATGGCCGGCTTTCCCAACGGATCTTATGAGTATAATGATAGTAACTGCTACTCAGGTTAATGGAACTGTTCTTATCTTTGAGAAAATGTTTGAATCAAGAATGTTTTTTGTAGATAAGCTTATAAAAATGGGTGCTCAGATTGTTCTTTGTGATCCCCATCGTGTGGTAGTTACAGGTAAGGCTGTTCTTAAAGGAAGTAATGTTTCTTCTCCTGATGTTAGGGCTGGTATGTCTTTGCTTATTGCAGCTCTTTGTGCTGAGGGTGAGAGTTGTATTCAAAATGTTTATCAGATTGAGAGGGGATATGAGGACGTTGTTGCCAAGTTAAGTTTTTTAGGAGCAAAAATTAAGAGGGTAGAAGATAAGTAG
- a CDS encoding MATE family efflux transporter, translating into MFVSRTKTRELILKGNLYRVILVISLPIVITNVLQSLYELADIFYVGKLGSMPLAALSFIGPINFLIMGFAMGMSIGSVSLMSRCIGEEVFTKFSKYAGQLIFLNVVMSLIITVLVLIFMDLVLNVMDVSGELRELTKSYFYVVTYAIPVMFMSISIIYILNSQGETLIAMMLILIANIMNFILDPILIFTFDLGIAGAAWSTLFSKLIIVVSYLFFTYRLNCGLRVTLKGLKPDIVLIQDIIRLGLPAIFGQVMASLSFLIFNYVVIQISAKFLAAYGMANSIVSLLILPGISIGTGIVSIVGQNLGAKNVNRVGDTLKKGFFITFVVMLTVAIFIISLREVIIGAFTDDLEVLSYANNYLLLASIGSIGFGLQQVFFGGLIGSGFTRLAMIVIFMRLWVIRLPSVFIFQYFGIIEDSLGYALMIANYIALIILLGVTLTKYWLKAQ; encoded by the coding sequence ATGTTCGTAAGTAGAACTAAAACTAGAGAATTAATTTTGAAAGGTAATTTATATCGAGTAATTTTAGTGATCAGTCTGCCTATTGTAATAACTAATGTTTTGCAGTCTCTTTATGAACTTGCAGATATTTTTTATGTTGGGAAGCTTGGATCTATGCCACTTGCTGCATTATCTTTTATTGGCCCTATTAATTTTCTTATTATGGGCTTTGCTATGGGAATGTCCATAGGTAGTGTATCATTAATGTCCAGATGTATAGGAGAGGAGGTTTTTACTAAGTTTTCAAAATATGCAGGACAATTAATATTTTTAAATGTTGTAATGTCCTTGATTATTACAGTTTTAGTTCTAATATTTATGGATCTTGTTTTGAATGTTATGGATGTAAGTGGTGAACTTAGAGAACTTACAAAATCTTATTTTTATGTTGTGACTTATGCGATACCTGTAATGTTTATGAGTATTTCTATTATATATATATTAAATTCTCAGGGAGAGACTTTGATTGCGATGATGCTCATTTTAATTGCAAATATTATGAATTTTATTCTTGATCCAATCTTAATTTTTACCTTTGATTTAGGTATTGCTGGTGCCGCTTGGTCTACTCTTTTCTCAAAATTAATTATAGTTGTGTCTTATCTTTTTTTTACTTATAGACTAAATTGTGGACTTAGAGTGACCTTAAAGGGCCTTAAGCCAGATATTGTTTTAATACAAGATATTATTAGATTGGGACTTCCAGCAATTTTTGGCCAAGTGATGGCTTCTCTGTCGTTTTTGATTTTTAATTATGTTGTAATTCAGATCAGTGCGAAATTTTTAGCTGCTTATGGGATGGCTAATAGTATCGTTTCTCTTCTGATTCTTCCTGGAATTAGCATTGGTACTGGGATTGTTTCAATTGTTGGACAAAATCTTGGTGCAAAAAATGTTAATAGAGTAGGCGATACTTTAAAAAAAGGATTTTTTATTACTTTTGTAGTAATGCTCACAGTAGCAATATTTATAATCTCTTTAAGGGAGGTTATAATAGGTGCTTTTACAGATGATTTAGAAGTTTTGAGTTATGCTAATAATTATTTGTTATTGGCATCCATTGGATCGATTGGCTTTGGTTTGCAACAAGTTTTTTTTGGAGGATTAATAGGGTCGGGTTTTACTAGGCTTGCTATGATTGTTATCTTTATGCGTCTTTGGGTTATTCGCTTACCATCTGTTTTCATATTTCAGTATTTTGGAATTATAGAAGATTCGTTGGGATATGCTTTGATGATTGCAAATTATATAGCTTTGATTATTTTGTTGGGTGTGACTCTTACTAAATATTGGTTGAAGGCACAATAG
- the tuf gene encoding elongation factor Tu codes for MAKEVFQRTKPHMNVGTIGHVDHGKTTLTAAISIYCSKVNKDAKALKYEDIDNAPEEKARGITINARHIEYETEGRHYAHVDCPGHADYIKNMITGAAQMDAAILLVAADSGAEPQTKEHLLLAQRMGIKKIIVFLNKLDLADPELVELVEVEVLELVEKYGFPGDTPIVKGSAFGAMSNPDDPEATKCIKELLETMDNYFDLPERDIDKPFLLAVEDVFSISGRGTVATGRIERGIIKVGQEVEIVGIKETRKTTVTGVEMFQKILEQGEAGDNVGLLLRGVDKKDIERGQVIAAVGTITPHKKFKASIYCLTKEEGGRHKPFFSGYRPQFFFRTTDVTGMVSLEGKEMVMPGDNVDIIVELISSIAMDKNVEFAVREGGRTVASGRILEILE; via the coding sequence ATGGCTAAGGAAGTTTTTCAGAGAACAAAGCCACATATGAATGTGGGTACAATAGGGCATGTTGACCACGGTAAAACAACATTAACCGCAGCTATTAGTATTTATTGTTCAAAAGTAAATAAAGATGCTAAGGCGCTTAAGTATGAAGATATTGATAATGCGCCTGAAGAGAAAGCAAGAGGAATAACAATTAATGCCAGACATATTGAGTATGAAACTGAAGGTAGGCATTATGCTCACGTCGATTGTCCTGGACACGCTGATTATATTAAAAATATGATTACAGGTGCAGCTCAAATGGATGCGGCAATATTATTGGTTGCTGCTGATAGTGGAGCAGAGCCTCAAACAAAGGAACATTTACTTCTTGCTCAGCGAATGGGGATAAAGAAAATAATAGTATTTTTAAATAAGCTAGATTTAGCAGATCCTGAACTTGTTGAACTTGTTGAAGTTGAGGTTTTAGAACTTGTTGAAAAATATGGTTTTCCTGGTGATACACCAATAGTAAAGGGTTCAGCTTTTGGGGCTATGTCAAATCCTGATGATCCTGAAGCTACAAAATGCATAAAGGAACTTCTTGAAACTATGGATAATTATTTTGATCTTCCTGAGAGAGATATTGATAAGCCATTTTTGCTTGCTGTTGAAGATGTGTTTTCTATTTCTGGACGTGGTACTGTTGCTACTGGGCGTATTGAAAGAGGTATTATTAAAGTTGGACAAGAAGTTGAAATCGTTGGAATTAAAGAAACCAGAAAAACAACTGTTACTGGTGTTGAAATGTTTCAAAAAATTCTTGAACAGGGTGAGGCAGGAGATAATGTTGGTCTTTTGTTAAGAGGTGTTGATAAAAAAGATATTGAGAGAGGTCAAGTTATCGCTGCTGTTGGGACAATTACTCCTCATAAAAAGTTCAAAGCCTCTATATATTGTTTAACTAAAGAAGAAGGTGGAAGACATAAGCCATTCTTTTCAGGATATAGACCACAGTTTTTCTTTAGAACAACAGATGTTACAGGTATGGTTAGCTTAGAGGGTAAAGAAATGGTTATGCCTGGAGATAATGTTGATATTATTGTTGAACTTATATCTTCAATAGCTATGGATAAGAATGTTGAGTTTGCTGTTAGAGAAGGCGGTAGAACGGTTGCTTCAGGAAGGATTCTTGAAATATTAGAATAG
- the rpsJ gene encoding 30S ribosomal protein S10 has product MITKDKIRVRLFSFDVKILDQSAESIVRAVQKSKAQIKGPIPLPTKIKKYTVLRSPHVNKKSREQFEMRTHKRLIDILEPTSALMDSLMKLELPAGVEVDIKQ; this is encoded by the coding sequence TTGATTACTAAAGATAAGATACGGGTAAGACTTTTTAGTTTTGATGTTAAAATATTAGATCAAAGTGCTGAATCTATTGTTAGAGCTGTTCAGAAATCTAAGGCACAAATTAAAGGTCCTATTCCTTTGCCGACAAAGATAAAAAAATATACTGTTTTGCGTTCTCCTCATGTTAATAAAAAATCAAGAGAACAATTTGAAATGAGAACTCATAAGAGGCTTATTGATATTTTAGAGCCTACTTCTGCTTTAATGGACTCTTTAATGAAGTTAGAGCTTCCTGCGGGAGTGGAAGTTGATATTAAGCAGTAA
- the rplC gene encoding 50S ribosomal protein L3 codes for MLGLIGKKVGMTQVFQGNGVVVPVTVIEFEPNYVIGKKTVERDGYDALIMGSVDLKSSKISKPIKGQYKNLENVEPKKYVTEFKGLKGYDAGDEVGLDAFREIKYVDITGTTKGKGFQGAMKRHNFRGGPSSHGSKFHRHLGGTGQATTPARTFKGTKMAGRMGGERQTIQNLEVVFIDEEKRAILVKGAVPGVKGSFVIVKKAKKVGV; via the coding sequence ATGTTGGGATTGATTGGAAAAAAAGTTGGCATGACGCAGGTCTTTCAAGGCAATGGGGTTGTGGTGCCTGTGACGGTGATAGAATTTGAACCCAATTATGTTATAGGAAAAAAAACAGTAGAAAGAGATGGATATGATGCTCTTATAATGGGTTCTGTTGATCTCAAGAGTTCTAAAATTTCAAAACCTATCAAAGGTCAGTATAAAAACTTGGAGAATGTTGAGCCTAAGAAATATGTTACAGAATTTAAGGGACTTAAGGGTTACGATGCTGGAGATGAAGTGGGGCTTGATGCTTTTAGAGAGATTAAGTATGTAGATATTACTGGTACTACTAAGGGTAAAGGTTTTCAAGGAGCTATGAAGAGGCATAATTTTAGAGGTGGTCCCTCTTCACATGGTTCTAAATTTCATAGACATCTTGGTGGTACGGGTCAAGCTACTACACCTGCTAGAACCTTTAAGGGGACTAAAATGGCTGGCAGAATGGGTGGAGAGCGACAGACTATTCAAAATCTTGAAGTTGTTTTTATTGATGAAGAGAAAAGAGCCATTTTGGTAAAAGGAGCTGTGCCAGGAGTAAAGGGTTCTTTTGTTATTGTTAAAAAGGCAAAAAAAGTGGGTGTTTAA
- the rplD gene encoding 50S ribosomal protein L4 encodes MERKVFSKDGQELRTINLEDGVFNIDISYGSIYNAINNELANLRVGTASTKTRSEVRGSSKKPWKQKGTGRARVGTKRNPVWVGGGIALGPKPRDYGYKLPKKVKRLAFRSVLSLCASVEDRLKVVENFTIESGKTRELALIIKNFIKVNGKTVILLGDDDQMIKRAGRNIRDLKILSFNRLRVVDLFYAKNLIALESAVNGLNGLYMK; translated from the coding sequence ATGGAAAGAAAAGTTTTTTCTAAGGATGGACAAGAACTTCGAACGATAAATTTAGAGGATGGAGTTTTTAATATAGATATTAGTTATGGTTCTATATATAATGCTATTAATAATGAATTAGCCAATCTTAGAGTTGGAACAGCTTCAACTAAGACTAGGTCTGAGGTTAGAGGTAGTTCTAAGAAGCCTTGGAAACAAAAGGGCACAGGACGTGCAAGAGTTGGTACTAAGAGAAATCCAGTTTGGGTTGGTGGGGGTATAGCTTTAGGTCCAAAACCAAGAGACTATGGTTATAAGCTTCCAAAAAAAGTTAAACGACTTGCTTTTAGATCGGTTTTAAGTCTATGTGCATCTGTAGAAGATAGATTGAAAGTTGTTGAGAATTTTACTATTGAGTCAGGAAAGACAAGAGAACTTGCTTTGATAATTAAAAATTTTATAAAGGTTAATGGTAAAACAGTAATTTTATTAGGTGATGATGATCAGATGATAAAGAGAGCAGGAAGAAATATAAGAGATTTAAAGATTTTATCTTTTAATAGACTTAGAGTTGTTGATTTATTTTATGCTAAAAATTTAATAGCCCTTGAGTCTGCTGTTAATGGGCTTAATGGGCTTTATATGAAATAA
- the rplW gene encoding 50S ribosomal protein L23, whose protein sequence is MKAYDIIISPMLTEKTNVQRENMNVYAFKVRKQANKKEIGAAIKELFNVTPISCNLLNVKSKVKRVVSRKGYPIGKGRTSSWKKAYVYLKKEDKIDIF, encoded by the coding sequence ATGAAAGCTTATGATATAATAATTTCGCCTATGCTTACTGAGAAAACTAATGTTCAAAGAGAGAATATGAATGTTTATGCTTTTAAGGTTAGGAAGCAAGCAAATAAAAAAGAGATTGGCGCTGCGATTAAAGAGCTTTTTAATGTTACTCCAATATCATGTAATTTGCTTAATGTTAAGAGCAAGGTTAAAAGGGTTGTATCAAGAAAAGGTTATCCTATTGGTAAAGGGAGAACTTCTTCATGGAAAAAGGCGTATGTTTATCTTAAAAAAGAAGATAAGATAGATATTTTTTAG